The proteins below are encoded in one region of Prevotella melaninogenica ATCC 25845:
- a CDS encoding VapE domain-containing protein translates to MEKERAEGRAKQSKNERIEQFLKEHYAFRFNTVKSRTEFREQDSNTSFRPLTKYDINSMRRLVDGTLGIYTPADNIRAILESDFCNKVNPIREYLLNLPKPKGEDESEIIRLANCVVVRNPDKWKHYFVKWLVAVVANAMDDLQCRNHTCLVLTGEQGKFKTTFLDLLCPEELKSYLFTGKIDPQGKDVQTLIAEYLFINIDDQLKALNKRDENELKNLITTPRVKYRRPYDTYIEEYPHLASFMASVNGNDFLTDPTGSRRFLPFEVEHIDIDAAKEVNINKVYSEAVELWRVDYHYWFNEEEIAELHQESEGFQVQTVEYEMLLKGMEKPAATEESYMTTSEILNYLRGYTTLNLSERRMGEALKKAGFLRKSKRIGGNPMYVYHIRKIVPNPFIQSYNTNY, encoded by the coding sequence ATGGAAAAGGAAAGAGCTGAAGGGCGAGCCAAGCAATCTAAGAATGAACGCATAGAGCAATTCTTGAAAGAGCATTATGCTTTTCGTTTTAATACTGTTAAAAGTAGAACAGAGTTTCGAGAACAAGATTCTAATACTTCATTCCGTCCTCTTACTAAGTATGATATTAATTCTATGCGTCGGCTGGTAGATGGGACTTTGGGAATATATACTCCAGCAGATAATATTCGAGCAATATTGGAGAGCGACTTTTGCAATAAAGTTAACCCAATTCGTGAGTATTTGTTGAATCTTCCCAAGCCTAAAGGTGAAGATGAATCTGAAATCATAAGGTTGGCAAATTGTGTTGTGGTGAGAAATCCTGATAAATGGAAACACTACTTTGTAAAATGGCTTGTTGCTGTTGTTGCCAATGCTATGGATGATTTACAGTGTCGTAATCATACATGTTTAGTTCTTACAGGTGAACAAGGAAAATTCAAAACAACTTTCCTTGATTTACTCTGTCCAGAAGAACTGAAGAGTTATCTTTTCACAGGAAAGATTGACCCACAAGGAAAAGATGTACAAACACTGATCGCAGAATATCTTTTTATCAATATTGACGACCAGCTAAAGGCACTCAATAAGAGAGATGAAAATGAATTGAAGAATCTGATAACGACACCAAGAGTAAAATATCGTAGACCATACGACACTTACATAGAAGAGTATCCTCACTTAGCAAGCTTTATGGCATCTGTTAATGGTAATGATTTTCTGACGGATCCGACAGGCAGTCGTCGCTTTCTACCTTTTGAGGTTGAGCACATTGATATTGATGCTGCTAAAGAGGTTAATATCAATAAGGTGTACTCCGAAGCAGTTGAATTGTGGAGAGTTGATTATCATTACTGGTTCAATGAAGAGGAAATAGCCGAACTACATCAAGAGAGCGAAGGGTTTCAAGTGCAGACTGTTGAGTATGAAATGCTTCTTAAAGGCATGGAAAAGCCTGCAGCAACTGAAGAGAGTTATATGACCACTTCTGAAATCTTAAACTATTTGCGTGGATATACGACGCTTAACCTAAGTGAAAGGAGAATGGGAGAAGCCTTGAAAAAGGCTGGTTTCTTGCGGAAATCCAAAAGGATAGGCGGCAATCCAATGTATGTCTATCATATACGCAAGATTGTTCCCAATCCCTTTATTCAAAGTTACAATACTAATTATTAA
- the xerA gene encoding site-specific tyrosine recombinase/integron integrase, with amino-acid sequence MKENLILEISNAMAGILSVEQMAQLNGVLLQVISNYSITADYELMQENNVSNERLLEIFLSAKQVEGCTTPTIKYYGSTINQLFKKMPKKVTNYTTEDIRAYLAVFQRKHKSSKVTIDNIRRIFSSFFSWLEDEDYIIKSPVRRIHKVKTGTQIKEVLTDENLEQLRDNCTRVRDLAMIDLLASTGMRVGELVKLNREDINFNERECIVFGKGNKERIVYFNARAKIHLQQYLAERKDRNKALFVSLAKPHNRLQISGVETRLRKIGRLSKIVRVHPHKFRRTLATMAIDKGMPVEQVQKLLGHVKIDTTMHYAMVNQTNVKLSHRKFIS; translated from the coding sequence ATGAAAGAAAATTTGATTTTAGAAATTAGCAATGCAATGGCAGGTATATTAAGTGTAGAACAAATGGCACAACTCAATGGAGTATTACTGCAAGTAATTAGTAACTACTCCATTACGGCAGACTACGAGCTGATGCAGGAGAACAATGTATCTAACGAACGTCTGTTAGAGATATTCTTGTCAGCTAAGCAAGTAGAAGGTTGCACCACACCTACCATAAAATACTATGGCTCGACCATCAATCAGCTTTTCAAGAAAATGCCTAAAAAAGTTACGAACTATACAACAGAGGATATTCGTGCTTATTTGGCTGTATTTCAACGGAAACACAAATCGAGTAAAGTTACAATAGACAATATCCGTCGTATCTTTTCATCTTTCTTTTCATGGTTAGAGGATGAGGATTACATCATTAAAAGTCCTGTACGTAGAATACACAAGGTTAAGACAGGAACACAGATTAAGGAAGTCCTTACTGACGAAAATTTGGAACAACTTCGCGATAACTGTACAAGGGTACGAGATTTAGCAATGATAGACCTATTGGCTTCTACTGGTATGCGTGTTGGAGAACTTGTAAAGCTCAATCGTGAAGATATAAACTTCAATGAGCGTGAGTGTATCGTTTTCGGTAAAGGCAACAAGGAACGTATCGTGTATTTCAATGCTCGTGCAAAGATTCATTTGCAGCAATATCTCGCAGAGCGGAAAGACAGAAACAAAGCATTGTTTGTGTCTCTTGCCAAGCCACACAATCGATTACAAATATCAGGAGTTGAGACAAGACTAAGAAAGATTGGGAGGCTTTCAAAGATTGTCCGTGTCCATCCACACAAGTTTCGTCGAACACTTGCGACTATGGCTATAGATAAAGGTATGCCCGTGGAGCAAGTACAAAAACTCCTTGGGCATGTTAAAATTGATACAACCATGCACTATGCAATGGTCAATCAAACAAACGTCAAACTCTCTCATCGCAAATTCATCAGTTAA
- a CDS encoding restriction endonuclease subunit S, which produces MEEWKEYKYTDLATIIGGGTPKTSVPEYWNGEIPWLSVKDFVSVAKYVYSSEKHISELGLLNSSTKLLEKNDIIISARGTVGAVAMIPCPMCFNQSCFGLRGNGIVDKNFLYYLTRTKIDELKQSAHGSVFDTITKETFDNLLCLVPPLQLQQKIGKFLSSLDSKIEINQRINDNLEQQAQALFKSWFVDFEPFLSKEFSKSDSLFGDIPVGWSIVSIKDLPIYITDYVANGSFASLKENVRLYDKPNYAHFIRNTDLKAESYKIYVDKHSYEFLSKSVLEGGEIIISNVGDVGSVFLCPKLQKPMTLGNNIILLRPKNNYSMFYLYMLFKGNVGQHLIDGITGGSAQRKFNKTDFKSIKIMMPPVDILIKFDRIIKPIFSKIEKNREEISRLELVRDTLLPKLMSGEVEINKINN; this is translated from the coding sequence ATGGAAGAATGGAAAGAATATAAATATACAGACCTAGCAACAATTATAGGCGGCGGAACACCCAAAACGTCTGTTCCTGAATATTGGAATGGAGAAATTCCTTGGTTGTCGGTGAAAGATTTTGTGTCTGTCGCCAAGTATGTTTATAGTTCTGAAAAACATATTTCAGAGTTAGGATTATTAAATAGTTCTACAAAGTTATTAGAAAAAAACGATATTATTATTTCTGCAAGAGGTACAGTTGGAGCTGTGGCGATGATTCCATGTCCTATGTGCTTCAATCAATCATGCTTTGGTTTACGAGGAAACGGTATTGTAGATAAGAACTTCTTGTACTACCTAACTCGAACTAAGATTGATGAACTCAAACAGTCAGCCCACGGTAGCGTATTTGATACTATCACAAAAGAGACTTTCGATAATTTACTATGCTTAGTTCCTCCTTTGCAATTGCAGCAGAAGATCGGAAAATTTCTTTCATCTCTTGACTCCAAAATAGAAATCAATCAACGGATAAATGATAATTTAGAGCAGCAGGCACAAGCGTTGTTCAAGTCCTGGTTTGTTGATTTTGAGCCATTCTTAAGCAAAGAATTCAGTAAATCAGATTCTTTATTTGGGGACATTCCTGTAGGATGGAGCATTGTATCAATAAAAGATCTACCTATTTATATAACAGACTATGTTGCCAATGGTAGTTTCGCTTCATTAAAGGAGAATGTACGACTATATGATAAGCCAAATTATGCACATTTTATTAGAAATACAGATTTAAAAGCAGAATCTTATAAAATATATGTAGATAAACATTCCTATGAATTTCTTTCAAAGTCTGTATTAGAGGGTGGTGAAATAATTATATCGAATGTTGGCGATGTTGGTAGTGTTTTCCTCTGTCCAAAATTGCAAAAACCTATGACTTTAGGAAATAACATTATACTTCTAAGACCTAAGAATAACTATTCAATGTTCTATTTGTATATGTTATTTAAGGGGAATGTTGGACAGCATCTTATTGATGGTATTACGGGAGGATCTGCTCAAAGAAAGTTTAATAAGACAGATTTTAAATCTATAAAAATTATGATGCCACCTGTAGATATACTTATTAAATTTGATAGAATTATAAAGCCTATCTTTTCGAAGATAGAGAAGAATCGTGAAGAAATTTCACGTTTAGAATTAGTACGTGATACCCTTCTCCCTAAACTGATGTCTGGTGAGGTAGAAATTAACAAAATAAACAACTAA
- a CDS encoding helix-turn-helix domain-containing protein → MKSPTNRIKEVLIEKGIKQTWLAEKLGKSFTIVNSYVCNRRQPSLELLFQIAEILQVNPKELINTPDD, encoded by the coding sequence ATGAAAAGTCCAACTAATAGAATTAAAGAGGTGCTTATCGAGAAAGGGATTAAGCAAACATGGCTTGCAGAGAAACTCGGTAAGAGTTTCACTATAGTCAACTCATATGTTTGCAATCGTCGACAGCCAAGCCTAGAATTGCTATTTCAGATAGCAGAGATTTTGCAAGTTAATCCAAAGGAATTGATTAACACCCCAGATGACTAA
- a CDS encoding plasmid mobilization protein: MIKTEYKKGGRPTKGVTEKKKYRITVKLNTQDYYTLKGKAKSAGVTMSEFVRKVLEKGNVIERLTIEQADFIRKLCGMANNLNQLAHCANAEGFHAVAPFYKIIIGKIDEILNLIRR, from the coding sequence ATGATAAAAACAGAATATAAAAAAGGTGGTCGTCCAACCAAGGGCGTAACCGAAAAGAAGAAATACCGTATCACGGTGAAACTGAATACGCAGGATTACTATACGCTCAAAGGCAAAGCCAAAAGCGCAGGAGTAACCATGAGTGAGTTTGTAAGGAAAGTTCTTGAGAAAGGAAATGTCATTGAACGGCTGACCATAGAACAAGCAGACTTCATCCGTAAGCTATGTGGCATGGCAAACAATCTCAACCAGTTGGCACATTGTGCCAACGCGGAAGGGTTTCATGCCGTTGCTCCTTTTTACAAAATCATCATAGGAAAGATTGACGAAATCCTAAATCTGATACGAAGATGA
- a CDS encoding restriction endonuclease subunit S, with the protein MQTAYHTYSSYQPLFHKNRRINDNLEQQAQVLFNHYFVDTPEILGDCTVGNLTDIASYLNGLAMQKYRPTTNDAGIPVLKIKELGQGKVDEHSDQCSENIDSQYKVDNGDVIFSWSGTLMVKIWCGGECGLNQHLFKVTSEKYPKWFYYFWTLHHLKKFIHIAQDKAVTMGHIKRSELEKSEVLIPSNKKLIEIDKIISPLLAKIIALQTECLNLTALRDTLLPKLMSGEVEINKINN; encoded by the coding sequence ATGCAAACAGCATATCACACATATAGCTCATATCAACCGCTATTTCATAAAAATAGGCGGATAAATGATAATTTAGAGCAGCAAGCACAAGTGTTGTTCAACCATTACTTTGTAGATACTCCTGAAATTTTAGGAGATTGTACAGTGGGCAATCTTACAGATATAGCCTCTTATCTCAATGGATTAGCTATGCAGAAATATCGTCCAACAACAAATGATGCTGGAATACCTGTATTGAAAATAAAAGAGTTAGGTCAAGGAAAAGTTGATGAACATTCTGACCAATGCTCTGAAAATATTGATAGTCAATATAAGGTGGATAATGGAGACGTTATTTTTTCATGGTCAGGCACACTTATGGTTAAGATATGGTGTGGAGGTGAATGTGGATTAAATCAGCATTTATTTAAGGTGACATCCGAGAAATATCCAAAATGGTTTTATTATTTTTGGACATTGCATCATCTAAAGAAGTTTATTCATATAGCTCAAGATAAAGCTGTAACAATGGGACATATAAAAAGGAGTGAACTTGAAAAGTCTGAAGTATTAATTCCAAGCAACAAAAAGTTGATAGAGATAGATAAAATAATTAGCCCTTTGCTTGCAAAAATAATTGCTTTACAGACCGAATGTCTGAATTTAACAGCATTACGTGATACCCTTCTCCCTAAACTGATGTCTGGTGAGGTAGAAATTAACAAAATAAACAACTAA
- a CDS encoding abortive infection family protein, with amino-acid sequence MQWTREYIAKEPSLRTFETHISTIENNVEINPSLCVEVSKSLIEALCKTILTNQNTTYKDDISFNSLVKQTLEHLIKQTGKKIVGLSELCRRISTVAQSIAEIRNNAGFASHGLDVLHPQIDKSLSLLIYKTTDVLCGFILHFYFSYAHHANQRLIYQDCESFNDWFDEENPLEVGGVHLSASEALYNLDYQAYKANYIDYLEFLLEMNKQ; translated from the coding sequence ATGCAGTGGACAAGAGAATATATTGCAAAAGAACCAAGTCTTAGGACTTTTGAAACGCATATTTCAACAATAGAAAACAATGTTGAGATTAATCCTTCTTTGTGCGTTGAAGTAAGCAAAAGTCTGATTGAAGCACTTTGCAAAACAATTCTCACTAATCAAAATACAACATACAAAGATGATATTTCATTTAATAGTTTAGTAAAACAAACCTTAGAACATCTTATAAAACAAACTGGGAAAAAAATAGTTGGTCTATCTGAACTATGCCGTAGAATTTCTACTGTCGCTCAATCGATTGCAGAGATACGAAATAATGCAGGATTTGCTTCACATGGTTTGGATGTTTTGCATCCTCAGATAGACAAATCACTATCCTTACTGATATACAAAACAACAGATGTACTCTGTGGGTTCATTTTACATTTTTATTTCAGTTATGCCCACCACGCTAACCAAAGATTAATTTACCAAGATTGTGAGAGCTTTAATGATTGGTTTGATGAAGAAAATCCATTAGAAGTAGGAGGCGTACACTTATCAGCATCAGAGGCTCTTTACAACTTAGATTATCAAGCTTATAAAGCTAACTATATAGATTATTTAGAATTTCTTTTAGAAATGAATAAACAATAA
- a CDS encoding relaxase/mobilization nuclease domain-containing protein → MIAKIMKGSGFKSVINYILDPKKGTELIDSLGVRTDGINHIVQSFIDQTELNPRVSKVVGHISLSFSVQDSPKLNNEWMAQIAREYMEKMGIKDTQYIIGRHFDKEHPHIHIAFNRIDNNGKTISDRNDRFRSEKICKELTVKHGLYFADGKEKVKEHRLKEPDKTKYEIYQALKVEIAQCRNWKDLLAHLKKQDIDVRFKYKGNSQAVQGIIFEKNGYLFNGSKVDRSFSYSKIDFALQQNNREHGQQMQGTINLISNVADVTSEIANDLIEGGLGLFQTHGTVPAEVYNTLDKKKKKKKRKIHL, encoded by the coding sequence ATGATAGCCAAGATAATGAAAGGTTCGGGCTTCAAGAGTGTCATCAATTACATCCTTGACCCGAAGAAAGGAACGGAGCTTATAGACAGTTTAGGTGTGCGAACAGATGGTATCAACCATATTGTCCAAAGTTTCATCGACCAGACGGAATTGAATCCACGAGTAAGTAAGGTTGTCGGACATATCTCCCTGAGTTTCTCCGTACAGGACTCTCCCAAACTCAACAATGAGTGGATGGCACAGATAGCTCGTGAATACATGGAGAAGATGGGAATAAAAGATACTCAGTACATCATCGGTCGTCATTTCGACAAGGAACATCCGCATATCCATATCGCCTTCAATCGGATAGACAATAACGGTAAAACCATTTCTGACCGTAACGACAGATTCAGAAGCGAGAAGATTTGTAAGGAACTGACCGTGAAACACGGTTTGTACTTCGCTGATGGCAAGGAGAAAGTCAAGGAGCATCGCCTGAAAGAACCTGATAAAACCAAATATGAAATCTATCAGGCGTTGAAAGTAGAGATTGCTCAGTGCAGGAATTGGAAAGACCTTCTTGCTCACTTGAAAAAGCAAGATATTGATGTCCGTTTCAAGTACAAAGGCAACTCACAAGCAGTGCAGGGTATCATCTTTGAAAAGAACGGTTATCTTTTCAACGGTTCAAAGGTGGACAGGAGTTTCAGCTATTCCAAGATAGACTTTGCCCTGCAACAGAATAACAGAGAACACGGACAGCAGATGCAAGGAACGATAAATCTTATATCTAATGTTGCAGATGTTACAAGCGAAATAGCCAACGACCTCATCGAAGGAGGATTGGGATTGTTCCAGACTCATGGCACTGTCCCAGCGGAAGTTTACAACACACTCGATAAAAAGAAGAAAAAGAAAAAACGTAAAATACATTTATAA
- a CDS encoding toprim domain-containing protein, which yields MTIDEIKAISIKDYLGSMSIYPKKNYGYYGMYKSPFRNEHTPSFKVDYNQNLWYDFALDEGGSLIDLVMKLHNFSLIQAIELFNGKQNILPKLSIANSETNSPSQSRIEIIGSIFLCHPNLIEYFTHRGINLNIAKKYCKEIHYRVGDKKYYAIGFSNNSYGYVLRNPYFKGCLPPSDVSYVPNPSEQINLFEGFMDYLSLLTMSPDEEKKAALILNSINNIKKSRFFLSKHKLICSYLDNDEGGKRTLEQLKRDGFTVQDCSSVFQNYKDLNEYLCAEFKHSEKAENKKIKGIKL from the coding sequence ATGACAATAGATGAAATTAAAGCAATATCTATTAAAGATTACTTAGGTAGTATGTCTATATACCCTAAAAAAAATTATGGCTATTACGGAATGTATAAAAGTCCATTCCGAAATGAACATACTCCAAGTTTCAAAGTTGATTATAACCAAAATCTATGGTATGACTTTGCACTTGATGAAGGTGGGAGTCTTATAGATTTAGTTATGAAATTACATAATTTCAGTTTAATACAAGCTATAGAGTTGTTTAATGGCAAACAAAATATCCTGCCAAAATTATCCATAGCTAATAGCGAAACAAATTCTCCAAGCCAATCACGTATAGAGATTATCGGCTCTATCTTCTTATGTCATCCGAATCTCATAGAATATTTCACACATAGAGGAATCAATCTGAACATTGCGAAAAAATATTGCAAGGAAATTCATTATAGAGTTGGTGATAAGAAGTATTACGCAATTGGCTTTTCAAACAATTCTTATGGGTATGTGTTGCGCAATCCATACTTCAAAGGGTGTTTGCCACCTTCCGATGTGTCGTATGTTCCCAATCCTTCAGAACAAATCAATCTATTTGAAGGTTTTATGGATTATCTTAGTCTGCTTACGATGAGTCCAGATGAAGAGAAGAAAGCTGCACTGATACTTAACTCGATTAATAATATCAAAAAGTCAAGATTTTTCCTTTCAAAGCACAAGCTCATCTGTTCATATTTAGATAATGATGAAGGAGGAAAGCGAACTTTAGAACAACTTAAAAGAGATGGTTTTACTGTCCAAGACTGCTCTTCTGTCTTCCAGAATTATAAAGACCTAAATGAGTATTTATGTGCTGAATTCAAGCATTCAGAGAAAGCAGAAAACAAAAAAATCAAAGGGATTAAGCTATGA
- a CDS encoding helix-turn-helix domain-containing protein yields MVQNEITFENLPKAVAHLVSEVAEIKNLVCKGQKPIVPPKRIPIGIDDACKLIGKAKPTVYTLVRKRLLPCYKNGKHLYFFEDELLAWIEGGKKKTVAEINEEAKTFISEKHSDSSLL; encoded by the coding sequence ATGGTACAAAATGAAATCACTTTTGAGAACTTGCCAAAGGCAGTTGCTCACTTAGTCAGCGAAGTTGCTGAAATCAAGAATTTAGTATGTAAAGGACAAAAACCTATTGTCCCTCCCAAACGTATTCCTATTGGAATAGATGATGCGTGTAAACTAATAGGGAAAGCCAAGCCAACAGTTTACACCTTAGTACGAAAACGCTTACTACCTTGTTATAAGAATGGTAAGCATCTCTATTTTTTTGAAGATGAGTTGTTGGCATGGATTGAAGGAGGTAAGAAAAAGACTGTTGCCGAAATCAACGAGGAGGCAAAAACTTTTATCTCTGAGAAACATTCTGATTCTTCCCTTTTATAA
- a CDS encoding restriction endonuclease subunit S — protein MEEWKEYKISDVCKIRHGFAFKGAYFTNEKQPYICVTPGNFDIKGGFKLSKPKYYHGPIPNDYILNKDDLIVTMTDLSKDGDTLGYSAIIPQIRDITFLHNQRIGLVESIASNISKHFLYWVMRTPEYQKYIVNCCSGSTVKHTSPKLIGTYVFKAPDPETQEEIASLLNNLDAKIELNRRINDNLN, from the coding sequence ATGGAAGAGTGGAAAGAATATAAAATCAGTGATGTCTGTAAAATAAGACATGGATTTGCTTTCAAAGGTGCATATTTCACAAATGAAAAGCAACCATATATATGCGTAACTCCTGGCAACTTTGATATAAAAGGCGGATTCAAATTATCTAAACCCAAATATTATCATGGCCCGATTCCTAACGACTATATTTTAAATAAGGATGATTTGATTGTGACGATGACGGATCTAAGTAAAGATGGAGATACTTTAGGGTATTCTGCTATAATACCACAAATTAGAGATATAACATTTCTACATAATCAACGCATTGGCTTAGTAGAGTCTATTGCTTCAAATATAAGTAAGCATTTTCTTTATTGGGTGATGCGCACTCCCGAATATCAAAAGTATATAGTAAATTGCTGTTCTGGTAGCACAGTGAAGCATACTTCTCCTAAATTAATTGGCACTTATGTTTTTAAGGCACCAGATCCTGAGACCCAAGAAGAAATAGCTTCTCTCTTGAATAATCTTGATGCCAAAATCGAGCTGAACCGCCGCATAAATGATAATTTAAATTAA
- a CDS encoding type I restriction-modification system subunit M has translation MAKQNTADIGFEKEIWKAADLLRGNLDASEYKSVVLGLIFLKYISDKFETKYQELVNNGEGFEEDRDEYMADNIFFVPQEARWSVVAKAAHTPEIGTIIDNAMRLIEKENLRLKGILPKNFARPELDKRRLGDVVDLFTNIQMKEHGDSKDILGRTYEYCLSKFAEAEGKLAGEFYTPACIVQTLVEVLKPYHGRVYDPACGSGGMFVQSAKFIERHQGNIKDISVYGQDSNPTTWKMAQMNLAIRGIEADLGKFNADTFFDDQHPTLKADFIMANPPFNLSDWGADKLQDDVRWKFGIPPSGNANFAWLQHMIHHLSPKGKIGMVLANGSLSSQTGGEGTIRENIIKADLIEGIVALPSQLFYTTGIPVSLWFLNREKKQKDKILFVDARNMGTMVTRKLRELQEADIRKIADTFDKYSDGTLENEKGFCAVVALGDVAKQDYILTPGRYVGIAEQEDDGIPFQEKMDKLTTELSDLFAQSHDLEDEIRKQLASIGFTIK, from the coding sequence ATGGCAAAACAAAATACAGCTGATATTGGATTTGAAAAGGAAATATGGAAAGCAGCAGATTTGCTTCGTGGCAATCTTGATGCTTCCGAATACAAATCGGTAGTATTGGGATTGATTTTTCTAAAATACATCTCCGATAAGTTTGAGACCAAATATCAAGAATTAGTCAATAATGGTGAAGGATTCGAGGAAGACCGCGATGAATATATGGCGGATAATATTTTCTTTGTCCCACAAGAAGCACGGTGGAGTGTGGTAGCAAAAGCAGCCCATACACCAGAAATCGGTACGATAATCGACAATGCCATGCGTCTTATTGAAAAGGAGAATCTCCGTTTGAAAGGCATTCTGCCCAAAAATTTCGCCCGACCAGAATTAGACAAAAGGCGTTTGGGCGATGTGGTAGATTTATTTACCAATATTCAAATGAAAGAACATGGAGATTCCAAAGATATATTGGGACGTACATATGAATATTGTCTTTCTAAATTTGCAGAAGCAGAAGGGAAATTAGCAGGAGAATTTTATACACCTGCTTGTATTGTTCAAACACTTGTCGAAGTTCTGAAACCTTATCACGGACGAGTATATGACCCTGCTTGCGGATCTGGTGGAATGTTCGTACAGTCTGCCAAATTCATAGAAAGGCATCAAGGCAATATCAAAGATATTTCTGTCTATGGTCAAGACAGCAATCCTACGACATGGAAGATGGCTCAGATGAATCTTGCCATTCGAGGTATTGAGGCTGATCTGGGTAAGTTTAATGCAGATACATTCTTTGATGATCAACACCCCACATTAAAAGCAGATTTCATCATGGCTAATCCGCCTTTCAATCTCAGTGATTGGGGAGCAGACAAGTTGCAAGATGATGTGCGTTGGAAATTTGGCATTCCACCATCTGGCAATGCCAACTTTGCATGGTTGCAACACATGATTCATCATTTATCTCCCAAAGGGAAAATAGGTATGGTATTGGCAAATGGTTCTTTATCTTCACAGACAGGAGGGGAAGGAACGATTCGTGAAAATATCATTAAAGCCGATTTAATAGAAGGTATCGTTGCCCTACCCTCACAGTTGTTTTATACCACAGGTATTCCTGTTTCTCTATGGTTCCTCAATCGAGAGAAGAAACAGAAAGATAAAATTCTGTTTGTAGATGCAAGAAACATGGGAACAATGGTTACTCGCAAACTTCGTGAGCTCCAAGAAGCAGATATTAGAAAGATTGCGGACACTTTTGATAAATATAGTGATGGTACACTTGAGAATGAAAAAGGCTTCTGTGCAGTTGTAGCCCTTGGTGATGTGGCAAAACAAGACTATATTCTTACCCCTGGACGTTATGTCGGCATTGCAGAACAGGAAGACGACGGTATTCCTTTCCAAGAGAAGATGGACAAACTCACAACCGAATTGTCCGATTTATTTGCCCAATCTCATGATTTGGAGGATGAGATACGAAAACAGTTGGCAAGCATAGGTTTCACTATCAAGTAA